The Cervus elaphus chromosome 12, mCerEla1.1, whole genome shotgun sequence genome includes a region encoding these proteins:
- the LOC122705919 gene encoding olfactory receptor 4K15-like, with amino-acid sequence MEEANQSMVAEFIFLGLCDSRELQKFLLLPFSALYLVTVLGNLFVVLLIITDSHLHSPMYFLLANLSFVDFCLSSVTTPKLTTDFLKDNKTISFGGCMSQILCVHIFAGSEMVLLVTMAYDRCIAICKPLHYSSIMNRQKSIWLVLTSWITGFVHATSQLAMILDLPFCGPRIVDSFFCDIPLVIKLACMDTHTLRLLINADSGVLAVACFILLLISYTYILVTVCLRSKDGASKALSTCTSHITVVVLFFVPCIFTYLWPPSISWVDKFLAVFYTVITPLLNPAIYTLRNKEIKNAIKRLTS; translated from the coding sequence ATGGAGGAAGCAAACCAGTCCATGGTAGCTGAGTTCATTTTTCTTGGACTCTGTGATTCAAGGGAGCTCCAGAAATTCCTCTTACTGCCATTTTCTGCACTCTACCTGGTGACCGTCCTGGGAAACCTTTTCGTTGTGCTCTTAATCATCACTGACTCTCATCTCCATTCCCCAATGTACTTCCTCTTAGCCAATCTCTCATTTGTTGACTTTTGCCTTTCCTCAGTGACCACTCCTAAACTGACCACAGACTTCCTAAAGGATAATAAAACCATCTCCTTTGGGGGCTGCATGAGCCAGATCCTTTGTGTGCATATATTTGCAGGAAGTGAGATGGTACTGCTTGTGACAATGGCCTATGACCGTTGCatagccatctgcaagccactCCATTACTCCAGCATCATGAACAGACAGAAGAGCATCTGGCTAGTACTGACATCATGGATCACTGGCTTTGTGCATGCCACAAGTCAACTAGCTATGATTTTAGATCTTCCCTTCTGTGGACCCAGAATAGTGGACAGCTTTTTCTGTGATATTCCTCTGGTGATCAAACTAGCCTGCATGGATACTCATACTCTGAGACTGTTGATAAATGCTGACAGTGGTGTCCTGGCTGTAGCTTGCTTCATTCTCTTGCTGATCTCTTACACCTACATCCTGGTGACTGTCTGTCTTCGCTCCAAGGACGGGGCATCGAAGGCACTCTCCACCTGCACTTCCCACATCACAGTGGTGGTGCTGTTCTTTGTACCCTGCATCTTCACCTACCTGTGGCCACCTAGCATCTCTTGGGTGGACAAGTTCCTTGCTGTGTTTTACACAGTAATCACACCTCTCTTGAATCCAGCCATTTATACACTGAGAAATAAAGAGATTAAGAATGCCATAAAGAGACTGACAAGTTAG